The Indicator indicator isolate 239-I01 chromosome 22, UM_Iind_1.1, whole genome shotgun sequence genome includes a window with the following:
- the LOC128974510 gene encoding NLR family CARD domain-containing protein 3-like: MSQGASDGRGLDRSLPQATGEVHFPSVPGGDHLLPVEAGPPDSEEGWLGTGGELPAQAEPAVQKHLESLQSSCGKGLETGRLQRLTNLLLVEGLTDIQQKEHDILQIEATKGLQNVSKSIPLEKLFLPLSKVSIPPRISVTIGVAGIGKSTLVKLFVYTWAKGEINKDITFVLPLTFRELNTHEKLSAEQLICSAFPHITEPSCILAGAARTLLILDGLDKFKTPLDFSNAVVCTDPRKEIQVDNLVTNIIRGNLLWEASVWVTSRPAAASQIPGGLVDRMTEIRGFGAAEMKDFLDQVFLDNRDLSSQVLHYIRANRSLCAMCTIPGFCCISGSSIGYYLTTSTHNSQETTTSPRTLSEVYSYYFKMALSSDWPEKPQETLRIEQVVTNSKKVVGSLGKLAFYGLLRRKHVFYEQDMKAYDVDLSMLQSSLCSRLLLKEEVQSFTAYYFSHLTMQEFLAALYYYTAAKRALFDLFTESSVSWPKLGFLSHFRSALQRSLQAEDRHLDIFVRFLSGLLSPQVNKLLSGWLVVKDEHNSFRSQAISFLQSCLNSNYVISSRVVNIMHCLYEIQHTEIAKTVEEAMKNESLSGMLTPVNCSALAYLLQVSDVCVEETNLSNCLTYNICKSLLSQLLFCHNLRLDNNQFKDNVMELLGSVLSAKDCQIQKLSLAENQISNKGAKALARSLMVNRSLIALDLRSNSIGPTGAKALADALKKNQVLLSLNLQHNAIKEDGASFLAEALLSNHRLVTLHLQKNAIGAHGCRKVAEVLKQNCSLKELILSSNSVGDNGSVALAEALKVNHTLQILDLQSNSISNSGVTALTAALCSNKGLTSLNLRENSISKEGGPAIACALRTNSTLRKMDLAANLLCDKGGKAIALAIAENQALTSLHLQWNFIQASAATALAQALRSNDSLASLDLQENAIGDQGTAALAAALDVNTRLQQLHLQVASIGAAGAQALAEALMVNKSLQILDLRGNSVGVAGAKALANALKANRSLCRLNLQENSLGMDGAICIATALRGNHGLTYVNLQGNCVGQSGAKMISDAIQTNAPDCVVDV, from the exons ATGTCACAGGGAGCCTCTGATGGCAG agGTTTGGATCGATCGTTACCACAAGCCACTGGTGAGGTCCATTTCCCCTCAGTTCCCGGAGGAGATCATCTGTTACCTGTGGAGGCTGGGCCTCCTGACAGCGAAGAAGGCTGGCTGGGCACAGGAGGTGAGCTCCCTGCCCAAGCag AACCCGCGGTGCAGAAGCACCTGGAGAGCCTCCAAAGCTCCTGTGGGAAAGGCCTGGAGACAGGTCGTCTGCAGCGACTCACcaacctgctgctggtggaaggCTTGACTGATATCCAGCAGAAGGAGCATGACATCCTGCAGATTGAGGCCACCAAAGGCCTGCAAAATGTATCTAAGAGCATCCCTCTGGAGAAGCTCTTCCTGCCTCTCTCCAAGGTCAGCATCCCACCTCGGATCTCTGTCACCATCGGAGTGGCCGGGATTGGTAAAAGCACACTGGTGAAGCTCTTTGTCTACACCTGGGCAAAGGGGGAGATCAACAAGGACATCACCTTTGTGCTGCCCCTCACCTTCAGGGAGCTGAACACCCACGAGAAGCTCTCTGCCGAGCAGCTGATCTGCTCAGCCTTCCCCCACATCACCGAGCCCAGCTGCATCTTGGCAGGGGCCGCCAGGACCCTGCTGATCCTCGATGGCCTGGACAAGTTCAAGACTCCTTTGGATTTTTCCAACGCTGTGGTGTGCACTGACCCCAGAAAAGAGATCCAAGTGGACAACCTGGTCACCAACATTATACgtggcaacctgctgtgggagGCCTCTGTCTGGGTGACATCACGGCcggcagcagccagccagatcCCTGGTGGGCTTGTGGACCGGATGACAGAGATACGAGGCTTTGGAGCTGCTGAGATGAAGGACTTCTTGGACCAGGTGTTCCTTGATAACAGAGACCTATCCAGCCAAGTCCTCCACTACATCAGGGCCAACAGGTCCTTGTGTGCCATGTGCACCATCCCTGGCTTTTGCTGTATTTCTGGTTCCTCAATTGGTTATTACCTAACAACCAGCACCCACAACTCCCAGGagaccaccaccagccccaggacCCTCTCAGAAGTCTACtcctattattttaaaatggccTTGAGCAGTGACTGGCCTGAGAAGCCTCAAGAAACACTCAGGATTGAGCAGGTGGTCACCAACAGCAAGAAGGtggtgggcagcctgggcaagcTGGCCTTCTACGGGCTGCTCAGGAGGAAGCACGTCTTCTATGAGCAGGACATGAAGGCCTATGATGTTGACTTGtccatgctgcagagcagcctgtgcaGTAGACTTCTGCTCAAAGAAGAGGTGCAGTCCTTCACAGCCTACTACTTCTCCCACTTAACAATGCAGGAGTTCCTAGCAGCCCTTTATTACTACACAGCTGCCAAGCGGGCGCTGTTCGACCTCTTCACGGAGAGTAGCGTGTCCTGGCCCAAGCTGGGCTTCCTCAGCCACTTCAGAAGtgctcttcagaggtctctgcaggcagaggacagGCATCTGGACATCTTTGTACGCTTTCTCTCTGggctcctctccccacaggtgAACAAGCTGCTCTCTGGGTGGCTGGTGGTGAAGGATGAGCACAACAGCTTCAGGAGCCAAGCCAtcagctttctgcagagctgtctgAACAGCAACTATGTCATCTCCTCACGGGTGGTGAACATCATGCACTGCCTCTATGAAATCCAGCACACAGAGATTGCCAAGACTGTAGAGGAAGCCATGAAGAACGAGAGCTTGTCTGGGATGCTCACCCCTGTgaactgctctgccctggcttaTCTTCTGCAGGTCTCTGATGTCTGTGTGGAGGAGACCAACCTCTCCAACTGCCTCACCTACAATATCTGTAAAAGCCtgctctcccagctcctcttctgCCACAACCTCAG gctggataATAACCAGTTTAAGGACAATGtgatggagctgctgggcagtgtGCTGAGTGCGAAGGACTGCCAGATCCAGAAGCTCAG CTTGGCAGAAAATCAGATCAGCAACAAGGGAGCCAAAGCCTTGGCCAGGTCACTGATGGTGAACAGGAGCCTGATAGCACTGGA CCTGAGGAGCAACTCCATCGGCCCCACCGGCGCCAAAGCCCTGGCTGATGCGCTGAAGAAGAACCAGGTCCTGCTCTCCCTAAA cctgcagcacaaTGCCATCAAGGAGGATGGTGCCAGCTTCCTGGCTGAGGCCCTGTTGAGCAATCATAGGCTGGTGACCCTGCA cctgcagaagaatgCCATTGGTGCCCATGGTTGCAGGAAGGTGGCCgaggtgctgaagcagaacTGCAGCCTGAAGGAGCTGAT ACTCTCCAGCAACTCGGTGGGAGACAATGGCTCAGTTGCCTTGGCTGAAGCTCTGAAGGTGAACCACACTCTGCAAATCCTTGA TCTGCAGAGCAACTCCATCAGCAACTCTGGGGTCACTGCGctgacagcagctctctgctccaaCAAGGGACTCACCAGCCTCAA cctgcgGGAGAACTCGATCAGCAAGGAGGGAGGCCCTGCCATCGCCTGTGCCCTGCGGACAAATAGCACCCTCAGGAAGATGGA CTTGGCAGCGAACCTGCTGTGTGACAAGGGTGGCAAGGCCATTGCTCTGGCCATAGCAGAGAACCAGGCACTCACCTCCCTCCA tttGCAGTGGAACTTCATTCAGGCCAGCGctgccacagccctggcacaaGCACTACGGTCCAACGATAGCCTGGCCAGCCTCGA CTTGCAGGAGAATGCCATTGGAGACCAGGGCACAGCCGCCCTCGCTGCTGCGCTGGACGTCAACACCAGACTGCAACAGCTCCA CCTGCAGGTGGCTTCAATTGGTGCAGCTGGTGCCCAAGCCCTGGCAGAAGCCTTAATGGTCAACAAGAGCCTGCAGATCCTGGA CTTGAGAGGCAACTCGGTCGGCGTGGCCGGGGCCAAGGCCTTGGCCAACGCGCTGAAGGCCAATCGCAGCCTCTGCCGCCTCAA cctgcaggagaactCTCTGGGCATGGATGGAGCCATCTGCATTGCCACTGCACTGAGGGGCAACCATGGCCTCACCTACGTGAA CCTGCAGGGGAACTGCGTCGGGCAGTCTGGAGCCAAGATGATCTCAGATGCCATCCAAACCAATGCCCCCGACTGCGTGGTGGACGTGTGA